In Methanobacteriaceae archaeon, the following proteins share a genomic window:
- a CDS encoding tetratricopeptide repeat protein: MPILSFGSRNIDLITGKKTMTIRKLWKKPLKVGDRLHCYWNLVSKERNKIFEAEVVDVEVLKFENLIKNDKLAQEEGFKNASDLASEFKKMYLDEIKKDTLFQVIRFKKLPIKDWEGEKIDEKAMITQRADILFDSGKYDKSAMCYTAALKFDPSDIYILNKKGDNLTRLGKFDEALNCYNKALKIEPENEYILNNKAITLLNSGHPYDALKCSDKAVQIDPKNAVILYWRGFILEMLGKTYEALETYNNVLKIDSDNPEVWNARGNLLTDMGETEKALEAYDKALELVLEDEPTATAWNRKGNALLELGRFKEALNCYEEALKLDKKNDAIWGNKGVVLMELSRFQEAVDAFNKSLLINSQNDDARVLRDECLENL; encoded by the coding sequence TTGCCAATTTTATCATTTGGAAGCCGCAATATCGATCTTATAACTGGTAAAAAAACCATGACCATTCGTAAGTTATGGAAAAAACCTCTTAAAGTAGGTGACAGACTGCATTGCTACTGGAATTTAGTTTCAAAGGAGCGAAACAAAATTTTTGAGGCAGAAGTAGTGGATGTTGAAGTTTTAAAATTTGAAAATCTGATTAAAAACGACAAATTAGCACAAGAAGAAGGTTTTAAGAACGCATCTGACTTGGCCAGTGAATTTAAAAAGATGTACTTAGATGAAATAAAGAAAGATACATTATTCCAAGTCATAAGATTTAAGAAACTTCCTATTAAAGACTGGGAAGGTGAAAAAATTGATGAAAAGGCAATGATAACTCAAAGGGCAGATATATTATTTGATTCTGGAAAATATGATAAATCTGCTATGTGTTATACTGCTGCTCTAAAATTCGATCCCAGCGATATTTACATTTTAAATAAAAAGGGAGACAACCTTACCCGGCTCGGGAAATTTGATGAAGCATTAAATTGTTATAATAAGGCTTTGAAAATAGAACCTGAAAATGAATACATACTAAATAATAAAGCCATAACTCTTTTGAATTCAGGCCATCCTTATGACGCCCTGAAATGCAGTGATAAAGCCGTGCAAATCGATCCTAAAAACGCAGTAATACTCTATTGGAGAGGATTTATACTAGAAATGCTGGGGAAAACTTATGAAGCCCTAGAAACATATAATAACGTTCTAAAAATTGATTCAGACAATCCTGAAGTTTGGAATGCTCGTGGAAATCTTTTAACCGATATGGGAGAAACTGAAAAGGCGCTTGAAGCATATGATAAAGCATTAGAACTGGTTTTAGAGGATGAACCTACTGCAACTGCATGGAATAGAAAAGGAAATGCTCTTTTGGAGTTGGGACGATTTAAAGAAGCATTGAACTGTTATGAAGAAGCATTGAAATTAGATAAGAAAAATGATGCAATATGGGGCAATAAAGGTGTGGTTTTAATGGAATTAAGCCGTTTTCAGGAAGCTGTAGATGCATTTAATAAATCTTTACTCATAAATTCTCAAAATGACGATGCTAGAGTGTTACGTGATGAATGTCTTGAAAACCTTTAA